The following coding sequences are from one Mesorhizobium onobrychidis window:
- the nuoE gene encoding NADH-quinone oxidoreductase subunit NuoE — protein sequence MNMREKIEAAAARYPDQRSAIMPALLIAQKDHGHLPGPVLEEVADILGVERIWVYELATFYTLFHTEPVGMFHLQLCDNVSCMLRGSEDLLRHLEVVLGIKKGGTTPDGLFTLSTVECLGACEMAPVMQVGDDYHGDLDIARIDALMDRLRATAGQATGAADLAAAAPPGE from the coding sequence ATGAACATGCGCGAAAAGATCGAGGCGGCTGCGGCGCGGTATCCTGACCAGCGCTCAGCGATCATGCCCGCGCTTCTGATCGCGCAAAAGGACCATGGCCATCTGCCCGGCCCGGTGTTGGAAGAGGTCGCCGATATCCTCGGTGTCGAGCGGATCTGGGTTTACGAGCTGGCAACCTTTTACACCCTCTTCCATACCGAGCCAGTGGGGATGTTCCACCTGCAACTCTGCGACAACGTCTCCTGCATGTTGCGCGGATCCGAGGACCTGCTGAGGCATCTTGAGGTGGTGCTGGGAATCAAGAAGGGCGGCACGACCCCGGACGGGCTGTTCACGCTTTCGACCGTCGAATGCCTCGGCGCTTGCGAGATGGCCCCGGTGATGCAGGTCGGCGACGACTATCACGGCGACCTCGACATCGCGCGGATCGACGCGCTCATGGACAGGCTGCGCGCGACGGCGGGGCAAGCTACGGGCGCCGCCGATCTCGCCGCCGCAGCACCGCCGGGAGAGTAG